A single genomic interval of Mangifera indica cultivar Alphonso chromosome 5, CATAS_Mindica_2.1, whole genome shotgun sequence harbors:
- the LOC123217654 gene encoding pectinesterase inhibitor 7-like, which produces MNTDTSPTLFLLPVLFLFDLRLISALNINAMPSVDFIPSPRPGSQPLTKGSDFIRSSCKCTSYPDLCYASLKAYSSSIHEDPVELACVAIGVSLKKVKKMSSYLANLSRKGDIHSDPRASSALQDCVSLLGDVVDEIQDSLKQMRDLGSAGSSKERLRFLLSNVQTWMSAALTYQETCTDDFDDVADKPLKSDVINKCAYVKKLTSNALALVNDYAEKATS; this is translated from the coding sequence ATGAACACAGACACTTCACCTACTCTTTTCCTTCTCCCAGTTCTCTTCTTATTTGACCTCCGTTTAATCTCAGCCCTTAATATCAACGCAATGCCATCCGTTGATTTCATCCCCAGCCCCAGGCCCGGTTCTCAACCGCTAACCAAGGGCTCAGATTTCATCCGCTCCAGCTGCAAATGTACCAGCTACCCCGACCTCTGCTACGCCTCCTTGAAAGCGTACTCCAGCTCCATCCACGAGGACCCAGTGGAGCTGGCGTGCGTCGCCATCGGCGTCAGCTTGAAGAAGGTGAAAAAAATGTCGTCCTACTTGGCCAACCTCAGCCGCAAGGGCGACATCCACTCAGACCCCAGAGCGTCATCGGCGCTCCAAGACTGTGTGTCACTCCTTGGTGACGTCGTGGACGAGATCCAAGATTCACTGAAACAGATGCGCGACCTCGGCTCGGCCGGGAGCTCCAAGGAGAGGCTCCGGTTCCTGTTGAGTAATGTGCAGACGTGGATGAGCGCGGCGTTGACGTACCAGGAGACTTGTACCGACGATTTCGACGACGTGGCGGACAAGCCGCTGAAGTCGGATGTCATAAATAAGTGTGCGTATGTGAAGAAATTGACGAGCAATGCACTTGCTTTGGTTAACGATTACGCTGAGAAAGCAACAAGTTGA